Proteins encoded within one genomic window of Bradyrhizobium sp. CB1717:
- a CDS encoding sigma-70 family RNA polymerase sigma factor produces the protein MTQKNFEENFLVRQFEADRDHLRAVAYRMLGSRAEVDDAVQEAWLRVSRYDMSDVANLRGWLTTVVARICLDMLRARKSRREDPMGPHVPEPVDETRQQEAETADSVGAALLVVLETLQPAERLAFVLHDMFAVPFEEIAPIVGRSVDASRQLASRARRRVQGAPVPEANLSHQRGIVDAFLKASREGDFEGLLAVLDPDVVFRADQAAVRLGTLAEIRGADAVAQLYKGRAQAARTALVDGAMGVAVVLDGQLRIVLRVTFEGDRIAAIEAVANAEEISTMEVKVLER, from the coding sequence ATGACCCAAAAAAACTTCGAAGAAAATTTTCTGGTGCGCCAGTTCGAGGCCGACAGGGACCATTTGCGCGCGGTCGCCTACCGGATGCTGGGGTCCCGCGCCGAGGTCGACGACGCCGTGCAGGAGGCCTGGCTGCGGGTCAGCCGCTACGACATGTCAGACGTCGCGAATTTGCGCGGCTGGCTCACGACCGTCGTCGCGCGCATCTGCCTCGACATGCTGCGCGCACGGAAATCGCGCCGCGAGGATCCGATGGGCCCGCACGTGCCGGAGCCGGTCGACGAAACGCGGCAGCAGGAGGCGGAGACGGCGGATTCCGTCGGCGCTGCGCTGCTGGTCGTGCTGGAGACATTGCAGCCGGCCGAGCGGCTGGCCTTCGTGCTGCATGACATGTTCGCAGTCCCCTTCGAGGAGATCGCGCCGATCGTCGGCCGCTCTGTCGACGCCTCGCGGCAACTGGCCAGCCGCGCGCGGCGGCGCGTGCAGGGCGCGCCGGTGCCCGAAGCAAACCTGTCGCATCAACGCGGAATCGTCGATGCGTTCCTCAAGGCGTCGCGTGAAGGCGATTTCGAGGGCCTGCTCGCCGTGCTCGATCCCGACGTGGTGTTTCGCGCCGACCAGGCCGCAGTGCGGCTCGGCACGCTGGCCGAGATCCGCGGCGCCGACGCCGTCGCGCAGCTCTACAAGGGCCGCGCCCAGGCCGCGCGCACGGCGCTGGTCGACGGCGCAATGGGCGTCGCCGTCGTCTTGGATGGACAGTTGCGCATCGTGCTGCGCGTGACATTCGAGGGCGACCGGATCGCGGCGATCGAGGCGGTGGCTAATGCGGAAGAGATCAGCACGATGGAGGTGAAGGTGCTGGAGCGCT
- a CDS encoding carboxymuconolactone decarboxylase family protein: MHARMNHPVMVLPEAMNVLQSLGNLTKQGLPEKLLELVHLRASQINGCSVCVDMHPKVARKLGETDERLFAVSAWRDAPYFSEAERAALALTEAVTRLADREDPVPDAIWNEAAKHFDERELATLILSIAVINVWNRLNATIKMPVGVWKV; this comes from the coding sequence ATGCACGCCCGCATGAATCACCCCGTCATGGTTCTGCCCGAGGCCATGAATGTCCTGCAGTCCCTCGGCAATTTGACCAAGCAGGGCCTGCCGGAAAAGCTCCTGGAACTGGTGCACCTGCGCGCCAGCCAGATCAACGGCTGCAGCGTCTGTGTCGACATGCATCCCAAGGTGGCCCGCAAGCTGGGCGAGACCGACGAGCGCCTGTTCGCCGTGTCGGCCTGGCGCGATGCGCCCTATTTCTCCGAAGCCGAGCGCGCCGCGCTGGCGCTGACCGAAGCCGTCACGCGCCTCGCCGATCGCGAGGATCCGGTGCCCGATGCGATCTGGAACGAGGCCGCCAAGCATTTCGACGAGCGCGAGCTGGCGACGCTGATCCTCTCGATCGCGGTCATCAACGTCTGGAACCGGCTGAACGCCACGATCAAGATGCCGGTGGGGGTGTGGAAGGTGTGA
- a CDS encoding alpha/beta hydrolase produces the protein MQSFPVNGYDMAYLEVGEGPPLVCVHGTLGDFRTWYSVLGPLSKDHRVLSVSLRHFFPEHWDAVGDDYKMAQHVSDTIAFIDQVTPGPVDLMGHSRGGHIAFRVAQARPDLLRKLVLAEPGGDLDASLPVPEGTPAHAPLAERTARSVEMIRAGDLEGALQNFYEGIEGDGSWRRVPAAAKQQLRDNALTFLGQINEQRRPYTLSDAQAIKTPTLLIGGGATTGSLSVLWRVLAEHIVGAKTAVIPNAGHWMFEQAPLEFGEVVNRFLAE, from the coding sequence ATGCAGAGCTTTCCCGTCAACGGTTACGACATGGCCTATCTCGAAGTGGGAGAGGGCCCGCCGCTGGTCTGCGTGCACGGCACGTTAGGAGATTTCCGCACCTGGTATTCGGTGCTCGGCCCGCTGTCGAAGGACCACCGCGTGCTCTCGGTGAGCCTGCGACATTTCTTTCCCGAGCATTGGGATGCCGTCGGCGACGACTACAAGATGGCGCAGCACGTCTCGGACACGATCGCCTTCATCGACCAGGTGACGCCTGGTCCGGTCGATCTGATGGGCCATTCGCGCGGCGGGCACATCGCGTTTCGCGTGGCGCAGGCGCGGCCTGATCTGCTGCGAAAGCTGGTGCTGGCCGAGCCCGGCGGCGATCTCGACGCCAGCCTGCCCGTGCCCGAGGGCACGCCCGCGCATGCGCCGCTTGCGGAGCGGACAGCGCGCTCGGTCGAGATGATCCGGGCCGGTGACCTCGAAGGCGCGCTGCAGAACTTCTACGAAGGCATCGAGGGCGACGGCTCCTGGCGGCGCGTGCCGGCGGCGGCCAAGCAGCAACTGCGCGACAACGCACTGACCTTCCTCGGTCAGATCAACGAGCAGCGCCGGCCTTACACACTCAGCGACGCGCAGGCGATCAAAACGCCGACGCTGCTGATCGGCGGCGGCGCCACCACCGGCAGCCTGTCGGTGCTATGGCGCGTGCTGGCCGAGCATATTGTCGGAGCCAAGACGGCGGTGATCCCGAATGCCGGCCACTGGATGTTCGAGCAGGCGCCGCTGGAGTTCGGCGAGGTGGTGAACAGGTTTTTGGCGGAGTGA